The genomic DNA GGCGCTTTAGCTGTAATGATCAATAACTTGCCGATCCCTGGATTCCAAGAATTGATGAATTCGATTTTTGGTGGTGAAGCATGGAAAGGATTCGGTGCGGCTGCTTGGAACGGAACGTTTGCGATTCTTTCTGTTTTGATTGCGTTCTTATTAGCTTATCATTTAGCAAACGGTTACCGTAAAGATGGCGTATCTGCCGGAGTGATTTCATTAGGTTCATTCTTCGCACTAGGCGGCGCTTTAGGTATGAGTTCAAACGGATTATTTATTGCAATTATTGTCGGAATTATTTCAACAGAGATTTTTGTTCGTTTAAGTGGAAATGAAAAATTGATCATCAAAATGCCAGACGGAGTGCCACCGGCAGTAGCAAAAGCATTTGCGTCATTATTACCAGCGATGATCACGATCTCATTTTTCGCACTAATCGCTGCAATTTTTGCAGCATTCGGTGTTGCTGATATTGTCGGAGCATTCTACACGGTGGTTCAAGAACCATTTATGGGTCTTGCTAACTCTTATCCATCTGCATTATTGCTTGCATTTATTACACCGTTCCTTTGGTTCTTCGGATTACATGGAGCAAACATGGTCGATCCATTGATGCAAACCATCAATGCGCCAGCGATCCAAGCAAACGTCGAAGCGATTGCTAACGGTCAAAGTGCACCATTTATCGTCAACAAACCTTTCTTTGACAGCTTTGTCAATTTAGGTGGTACAGGTGCAACACTAGGCTTACTGATTGCGATCTATTTAGTAGGACGTAGAAACAAACCTTATATGGTCGTAACGAACTTATCGATTGCACCAGGTGTTTTCAACATCAACGAACCAACAATGTTTGGTCTACCAATCGTCTTGAATCCAGTGATGTTTATCCCATTTATTTTAACACCGATGGTTTTAGTAACTGTTGCGTACTTTGCGACATCAACAGGACTTGTACCAGCAGCTACAGTAATGCCACCATGGGTAACACCACCAGTGATCGGCGGATTTTTAGCAACAAACAGTCTTTCAGGCGCAGTGTTATCTGCTGTCAACTTACTGATTTCAATTCTGATCTATCTACCATTCGTTAAAGTAGCAACGATCCAAGAAATGAAAAAAGACGCATTGAACGCGTAAGAAATAAAAAACGGAGAGCAAGTGATTGCTTTCCGTTTTTTTGTGTTACTACTGTTATCATTGCTATTTTTCAGAAAGCAACGTATAGTTTTTGTAAGCATTTTATTTGAATAGGAGGATAGCGTATGAATACAACAGATATTCAAAAAAGGATCGAACGATTCCAAGCATATGGGAACACACTTCCAGGAGCTAAGGTATATTTTCGTGAAGATTGGGAAACGCTTTATTTTGATTTGGATGGTAAACAGTTTGGGATGATGAGTCCAGAAGCAAATGAAAAAGCATTGATCACGTTAAAACATTTTCCAGAAAAAAACGAGGAATTACGAACGATGTACCCTGAGATCATTATACCTGGTTACTATGCCAATAAGAAACATTGGAATTCGATCATGTTAGGCAAAGATGAATTGTCAGACGAGGAAATCGAGAAAATGATTTTGATTTCTTATGAATTGGTACTAGCTAAATTCGCTAAAAAGAAACAAGAAGAAATCAAAAACTCAGTGATAGAAAGTGATAGAAAGTGATTGAAAGCTTGAAGGGGCATCAATCATTTTCTAGTCGATGAAAAAGGTCTGGAAATAGGGGCA from Enterococcus mundtii includes the following:
- a CDS encoding PTS sugar transporter subunit IIC, with translation MDSFVAFMEKHFIPVASKIGAQRHLVAIRDAFMVSMPLMILGALAVMINNLPIPGFQELMNSIFGGEAWKGFGAAAWNGTFAILSVLIAFLLAYHLANGYRKDGVSAGVISLGSFFALGGALGMSSNGLFIAIIVGIISTEIFVRLSGNEKLIIKMPDGVPPAVAKAFASLLPAMITISFFALIAAIFAAFGVADIVGAFYTVVQEPFMGLANSYPSALLLAFITPFLWFFGLHGANMVDPLMQTINAPAIQANVEAIANGQSAPFIVNKPFFDSFVNLGGTGATLGLLIAIYLVGRRNKPYMVVTNLSIAPGVFNINEPTMFGLPIVLNPVMFIPFILTPMVLVTVAYFATSTGLVPAATVMPPWVTPPVIGGFLATNSLSGAVLSAVNLLISILIYLPFVKVATIQEMKKDALNA
- a CDS encoding MmcQ/YjbR family DNA-binding protein, with the translated sequence MNTTDIQKRIERFQAYGNTLPGAKVYFREDWETLYFDLDGKQFGMMSPEANEKALITLKHFPEKNEELRTMYPEIIIPGYYANKKHWNSIMLGKDELSDEEIEKMILISYELVLAKFAKKKQEEIKNSVIESDRK